In Kineococcus sp. NBC_00420, a single genomic region encodes these proteins:
- a CDS encoding IS5 family transposase: MGTDGRSNRCCLHMVQRGGRWPDHRQVLNAILWKLRTGTPWRDLPERCGPWKAAHERLRKWTADGTWDRILAEVVVKDDSIGSFDEAVAAVVSIDSTHVRAHQQAAGARKKGAVHPGSKPSRSRGSASGAPRRMTSKLHLAVDASGSPLAVILTPGQAGDNPQLLPLLDALAALRGSGHEDNRRLNVERVIADKAYTHAPHAKRCGADASKRPFRRRATRSPGAKPRAPPVDGHPPSTPRSIVSATSSSAASTGSNSSAPSPPATPNALPTSARGDPRLHHAAPSMNRATT, encoded by the coding sequence ATGGGCACAGATGGCCGATCGAACCGCTGTTGCCTCCATATGGTGCAACGTGGTGGGCGCTGGCCCGATCACCGCCAGGTCCTCAACGCCATCCTGTGGAAGCTGCGGACCGGCACACCCTGGCGGGACCTCCCAGAACGTTGCGGACCGTGGAAGGCAGCGCATGAGCGGCTACGGAAGTGGACCGCCGATGGGACCTGGGATCGGATCCTGGCCGAGGTCGTCGTCAAGGACGACTCCATCGGTTCCTTCGATGAAGCCGTCGCTGCGGTGGTCAGCATTGACTCCACCCACGTCCGGGCCCACCAGCAAGCAGCCGGTGCCCGGAAGAAGGGGGCTGTGCATCCTGGATCGAAACCCTCGCGGTCGAGGGGGAGTGCCTCGGGCGCTCCCCGGAGGATGACGTCCAAGCTGCACCTGGCCGTCGACGCGTCCGGGTCACCGCTCGCAGTGATCCTCACCCCGGGTCAGGCCGGCGACAACCCGCAACTGCTGCCACTGCTGGACGCCTTGGCCGCGCTGCGCGGCAGTGGGCATGAGGACAACCGACGCCTGAACGTCGAGCGGGTCATCGCCGACAAGGCCTACACCCACGCCCCACACGCAAAGCGCTGCGGCGCAGACGCATCAAAGCGACCATTCCGGAGAAGAGCGACCAGATCGCCCGGCGCTAAACCAAGGGCTCCGCCGGTGGACGGCCACCCGCCTTCGACTCCGAGATCTATCGTCAGCGCAACGTCGTCGAGCGCTGCATCAACCGGCTCAAACAGTTCCGCGCCTTCGCCACCCGCTACACCAAACGCGCTGCCTACTTCCGCACGAGGTGATCCTCGCTTGCATCATGCTGCACCTTCGATGAACCGCGCCACGACGTGA